One genomic window of Silurus meridionalis isolate SWU-2019-XX chromosome 22, ASM1480568v1, whole genome shotgun sequence includes the following:
- the elmo1 gene encoding engulfment and cell motility protein 1 isoform X5 → MQVVREQITRALTNKPNSLDQFKTRLQNLSYTEILKIRQSERMNQEEFQSRPILELREKIQPEIMELIKQQRLNRLCEGTCFRKISSRRRQDKFWYCRLSPNHKVLHYGDLEESPQGEVPHDSLQEKLPVADIKAVVTGKDCPHMKEKGALKQNKELLELAFSILYESDEYLNFIAPDKHEYCVWTDGLNALLGKEMTSEFTRSDLDTLLNMEMKLRLLDLENIQIPEAPPPIPKEPSNYDFVYDCN, encoded by the exons ATGCAGGTGGTGAGGGAACAGATCACTCGTGCTTTGACGAACAAGCCTAACTCTCTGGACCAGTTTAAGACACGCCTGCAGAACCTGAGCTACACTGAGATCCTCAAGatcagacagtcagagagaatgAACCAGGAGGAATTTCAGTCTCGGCCCATTCT GGAGCTGAGGGAGAAGATCCAGCCTGAAATCATGGAGCTGATCAAACAGCAGCGTCTCAACCGTTTGTGTGAAGGCACCTGCTTCAGGAAGATCAGCAGCCGCAGGAGACAGG aTAAGTTCTGGTATTGTCGACTGTCCCCTAATCATAAAGTCCTCCACTATGGAGACCTGGAGGAGAGTCCTCAGGGAGAGGTACCTCACGATTCTCTACAGGAGAAGC TGCCCGTGGCTGATATCAAAGCTGTTGTGACCGGTAAGGACTGTCCACACATGAAAGAGAAGGGAGCCCTGAAGCAGAACaag GAACTGCTGGAGTTGGCCTTTTCTATCCTCTATGAGTCTGATGAGTATTTAAACTTCATTGCTCCTGACAAGCACGAG tactgTGTGTGGACAGATGGACTGAACGCTCTTTTGGGCAAGGAGATGACCAGTGAATTCACTCGCTCTGACTTGGACACACTTCTGAACATGGAGATGAAGCTCCGCCTCCTGGATCTGGAGAATATCCAGATTCCAGAGGCCCCACCCCCAATCCCAAAAGAACCCAGTAATTATGACTTTGTCTATGACTGCAACTAA